From Mycolicibacterium cosmeticum, a single genomic window includes:
- a CDS encoding SDR family NAD(P)-dependent oxidoreductase, translating into MPELRYDGRVAVVTGGGRGLGRSYCRLLAARGAAVVVNDIGGGLTGDGCDPGPAADVVAEIGSAGGEATASTDSVSTADGGAAIIQTALERYGRIDILIHNAGNVRRASLTQMSTDDFDAVLDVHLRGAFHVVRAAFPHMQHAGYGRIVLTSSIGGLYGNHEVANYAAGKAGIIGLSNVAALEGAVHDIRSNVIVPAALTRMAEGIETSAYPPMNAELVAPAVGWLSHESCSVTGEMFTAIAGRIARVAITEARGVYRPEWTVEDVAAQIDGIRDLNDPLEFVVVPDGHADHIRYSFSQALQGVTHD; encoded by the coding sequence GTGCCTGAGCTGCGTTACGACGGGCGGGTCGCCGTTGTCACCGGCGGTGGCCGCGGTCTGGGCAGGTCCTACTGCCGGCTACTCGCGGCCCGGGGGGCGGCGGTCGTCGTCAACGATATCGGCGGTGGGCTGACCGGCGATGGTTGCGACCCGGGCCCGGCGGCCGACGTGGTGGCCGAGATAGGTTCCGCCGGCGGAGAGGCCACCGCCAGCACCGATTCGGTATCGACGGCCGACGGCGGTGCGGCGATCATCCAGACCGCGCTTGAGCGATACGGGCGCATCGACATCCTGATCCACAATGCCGGTAACGTGCGCAGGGCATCGCTGACGCAGATGTCGACCGACGACTTCGACGCCGTGCTGGACGTCCATCTGCGCGGCGCCTTTCATGTGGTGCGCGCGGCCTTCCCCCATATGCAACACGCGGGGTACGGGCGCATCGTGCTGACCTCGTCGATCGGCGGTCTCTACGGCAACCACGAGGTCGCCAATTACGCGGCAGGCAAGGCCGGCATCATCGGTCTGTCGAACGTCGCCGCGCTGGAAGGTGCAGTCCACGATATCCGTTCCAATGTCATCGTCCCGGCGGCGCTGACCCGGATGGCGGAGGGAATCGAGACGTCGGCGTACCCACCGATGAACGCTGAACTGGTGGCGCCGGCCGTCGGTTGGCTCTCCCACGAAAGCTGTTCTGTCACCGGCGAAATGTTCACTGCGATCGCCGGCCGGATTGCCCGCGTTGCCATCACCGAGGCCCGTGGTGTCTACCGGCCGGAATGGACTGTCGAAGATGTCGCCGCGCAGATCGACGGGATCCGCGATCTGAACGATCCGCTGGAATTCGTCGTCGTCCCCGACGGGCATGCCGACCACATCCGCTACAGCTTCAGCCAGGCCTTGCAAGGGGTAACCCATGACTGA
- a CDS encoding CaiB/BaiF CoA transferase family protein has protein sequence MTEAGPLRGVRVVDLTAMVMGPYCTQIMADMGADVIKIEPPAGDNTRYISVGPASGMSGVFVNVNRGKRSAVLDLHTEDGQAALRALIAGADVFIHSMRGKAVGKLGFDYQAVAAINPGIVYTNCYGYSRRGPEGDRPAYDDTIQAECGLAAVQEQLTGEADYVGTIMADKVAGLTALYATMMALFHRERTGEGQEVEVGMFETMASFMLVEHANGAMFDPPLGPAVYPRTVAPNRKPYATKDGHIAALIYNDKHWDAFITAVRPEWNSELYATLERRAKQIDTVYGLIAQTLRERTTDEWLALFRELEIPAAPIHTPDALFDDPHLAAVGLFETVQTQHGPVRFPGVPTWFSRTPGRVRGYAPELGADTAEVLAEVGLTIDAKPALGSG, from the coding sequence ATGACTGAGGCGGGGCCGCTGCGTGGCGTGCGTGTCGTCGACCTGACCGCCATGGTGATGGGTCCGTACTGCACACAGATCATGGCCGATATGGGCGCCGACGTCATCAAGATCGAACCGCCGGCCGGTGACAACACCCGGTACATCTCGGTCGGTCCCGCGTCGGGCATGTCCGGTGTGTTCGTCAACGTCAATCGCGGAAAGCGCAGCGCCGTACTGGATCTGCACACCGAGGACGGACAGGCGGCGTTACGTGCGCTGATAGCCGGGGCGGACGTTTTCATCCACTCGATGCGCGGCAAGGCCGTCGGCAAGCTGGGCTTCGATTACCAGGCGGTCGCTGCGATCAACCCGGGCATCGTCTACACCAACTGTTACGGCTACAGCCGTCGCGGCCCGGAAGGTGACCGCCCGGCCTATGACGACACCATCCAGGCGGAGTGCGGCCTAGCCGCGGTGCAAGAACAACTCACCGGCGAGGCCGACTACGTCGGGACGATCATGGCCGACAAGGTCGCCGGCCTGACCGCCCTTTACGCAACGATGATGGCGTTGTTCCACCGGGAGCGCACCGGGGAGGGCCAGGAGGTAGAGGTCGGCATGTTCGAGACGATGGCCTCGTTCATGCTCGTCGAGCACGCCAACGGCGCGATGTTCGATCCTCCGTTGGGACCCGCGGTATATCCACGGACGGTGGCTCCCAACCGCAAGCCGTACGCCACCAAGGACGGACACATTGCGGCGCTGATCTACAACGACAAACACTGGGATGCGTTCATCACCGCCGTTCGGCCGGAGTGGAATTCGGAGCTGTACGCGACGCTGGAACGTCGCGCCAAGCAGATCGACACCGTGTACGGGCTGATCGCGCAGACACTGCGCGAGCGCACCACCGATGAATGGCTGGCGTTGTTCCGCGAGCTGGAGATTCCGGCCGCGCCGATCCACACTCCCGATGCGTTGTTCGACGATCCGCATCTGGCTGCCGTCGGGCTGTTCGAGACGGTGCAGACCCAGCACGGCCCGGTGCGGTTCCCCGGTGTGCCGACATGGTTCTCGCGGACCCCCGGCCGCGTGCGGGGCTATGCGCCGGAACTGGGTGCCGACACCGCCGAGGTGCTCGCGGAGGTGGGGCTGACGATCGATGCAAAGCCCGCGCTGGGTTCGGGATAG
- a CDS encoding acyl-CoA dehydrogenase family protein has translation MGPQADELRGRLRELINAAVPPDYLGAFTDDPSDLDVAQRFCRTLARGGLLCMSWPQEFGGRDASIWEQTVVREEMWAHHEPRGAQYMGVNWVGPIIMRHGTDAQKRTHLPPIAGGEVIWCQGFSEPEAGSDLASLRTTARPDADGWLVSGQKIWTSYATMAQWCFLLARTSREDKKQRGLTIFLVPMSDPAISVRPIRSIMGPHHLNEVFFDDLRVSADDVLGEVGAGWSIVQDVLSFERVGIARYARCERLLHAAPDVLGSAWDDLPDELRARWARMLLHCRRARLLAYRLVALQSAGRVRPGDASGYRILVTKLDQDSAEVLMEILAAAPADGDRTPWFRGEVEDHWKYSQASTVSSGSIEMQRILLSRAMLAAS, from the coding sequence ATGGGGCCGCAGGCCGACGAATTACGCGGTCGACTGCGTGAGCTCATCAACGCCGCCGTACCGCCCGACTACCTGGGTGCCTTCACCGATGATCCGTCCGACCTGGATGTGGCGCAGCGCTTTTGCCGAACGCTGGCCCGAGGGGGTCTGTTGTGCATGTCCTGGCCGCAGGAGTTCGGTGGTCGGGACGCCTCGATATGGGAGCAGACCGTCGTCCGCGAGGAGATGTGGGCCCACCACGAGCCCCGCGGGGCGCAGTATATGGGGGTCAACTGGGTAGGGCCGATCATCATGCGACATGGCACCGACGCGCAGAAGCGCACCCACCTACCGCCTATCGCCGGCGGTGAGGTCATCTGGTGTCAGGGATTCTCCGAACCCGAGGCCGGATCGGATCTCGCGTCGCTGCGAACCACGGCCCGCCCCGACGCCGACGGTTGGCTGGTGAGCGGGCAGAAGATCTGGACGTCCTACGCGACGATGGCGCAATGGTGCTTTCTGCTGGCCAGAACGTCCAGAGAGGACAAGAAGCAACGCGGTCTGACCATATTTCTGGTGCCGATGTCGGATCCGGCGATCTCGGTGCGTCCCATCCGTAGCATCATGGGACCGCATCACCTCAACGAGGTGTTCTTCGACGACCTACGGGTGAGCGCCGATGATGTGCTCGGCGAAGTCGGTGCGGGTTGGTCGATCGTCCAGGATGTGTTGTCCTTCGAGCGGGTGGGTATCGCGCGGTACGCCCGCTGCGAGCGGTTGCTGCACGCCGCGCCGGATGTACTCGGCTCCGCATGGGATGACCTGCCCGATGAGCTGCGCGCCCGGTGGGCGCGAATGCTGCTGCACTGCCGGCGCGCTCGTCTCCTGGCCTACCGGCTGGTCGCACTACAAAGTGCCGGCCGGGTGCGCCCCGGCGACGCATCCGGATACCGGATCCTGGTGACCAAACTCGACCAGGACAGCGCCGAGGTGCTGATGGAGATTCTTGCGGCCGCGCCTGCGGATGGTGACCGGACCCCGTGGTTCCGTGGCGAGGTGGAGGACCACTGGAAGTACTCACAGGCCTCCACGGTGTCCTCCGGCAGCATCGAGATGCAGCGGATCCTGTTGTCCCGTGCGATGTTGGCGGCATCATGA
- a CDS encoding acyl-CoA dehydrogenase family protein produces the protein MILELSDEAREYGRQAMRAFESAGGDQLLHQAEAKPGTRETLVGPILAGLGAWELEPYVDTDSLEAAAALCRSAGYWAVPYPVAERLCRETGSDGLVVVPEVNPAAAVGGLALNWAAVTVSGRRAQVSGVGPAGAGFVADLQLGPPTGATDAALALVLPCWTLLGMLDRALHLTVTHVKLRQQFGQPLSAFQGVQFQLTDAEVERSGLEILAKHALWSVSTTPHDALDDALALRLAAIEAAEVVFRVCHQLHGAVGFCDETTLSWLSRYSQPLRRLPFGLSATRTLLADQVGRRGLTGLFTP, from the coding sequence ATGATCCTCGAACTCTCGGACGAAGCGAGAGAATACGGCCGTCAGGCCATGCGGGCATTTGAGTCCGCCGGTGGTGATCAGCTACTGCACCAGGCCGAGGCGAAGCCGGGAACCCGGGAAACACTCGTCGGCCCGATACTCGCCGGCCTCGGGGCCTGGGAGCTCGAGCCGTATGTGGACACCGACAGCCTGGAAGCGGCCGCGGCGCTGTGCCGCAGTGCCGGCTACTGGGCGGTGCCCTATCCGGTGGCCGAACGGCTCTGCCGTGAGACGGGTTCCGACGGCCTGGTGGTCGTGCCGGAGGTCAACCCCGCAGCCGCCGTCGGCGGACTCGCGCTCAACTGGGCGGCGGTCACCGTCAGTGGCAGGCGCGCCCAGGTGAGCGGTGTCGGACCGGCCGGCGCGGGCTTCGTCGCCGACCTGCAGCTCGGTCCGCCGACCGGTGCCACCGATGCCGCGCTGGCTCTGGTGTTGCCGTGCTGGACGCTGCTCGGAATGCTCGACCGGGCATTACATCTCACTGTCACCCATGTGAAGCTGCGTCAGCAGTTCGGTCAGCCACTGTCGGCATTCCAGGGCGTGCAGTTCCAGCTCACCGACGCCGAAGTCGAACGCAGTGGGCTGGAAATCCTGGCCAAACATGCGTTGTGGTCGGTGTCGACCACCCCGCATGATGCGCTCGATGACGCGCTGGCACTGCGACTCGCCGCGATCGAGGCCGCCGAAGTGGTGTTCCGGGTGTGCCATCAGCTGCACGGTGCGGTCGGCTTCTGTGATGAGACGACACTGTCCTGGTTGTCGAGGTACAGCCAGCCGCTGCGCCGGCTGCCATTCGGGCTGTCGGCGACCCGGACTCTGCTGGCCGATCAGGTTGGTCGGCGCGGCCTGACGGGTTTGTTCACCCCGTGA
- a CDS encoding acyl-CoA dehydrogenase family protein encodes MSDLNAFRAEVRTWCRDHVPTDWRPAQTAVSDAEFVAFQKDWFATLHRAGYAVPHWPARWGGGMSVAEQIVLYQELAAHDAPRLVLAFVGIHHAASTLLAAGTEEQRNRHLPAILDGQIWVQGFSEPEAGSDLAALRTTARRSGDSFVVKGQKLWASGGMHADWCLLLARTDPDAPKRLGISYFLLDMTSPGVQVRPIKNAIGDAHFCEIFLNDVEIPAANLVGEQNRGWQVAQETLGAERGMTMLELAERLGNAGFGWLVEACRAVTDPVVEDRLAQFDIELTGLRAMCRDLVIASHAGTAAPADASIVKLYYSELLQRMTDFGAEVCGLAAHTDVAKPMSSGWESGSWVLDFIGSWEWTIPGGASEIQRTIIGERGLGLPREPSMP; translated from the coding sequence GTGAGCGATCTGAATGCGTTCCGCGCCGAGGTCCGGACCTGGTGTCGTGACCATGTACCCACCGACTGGCGGCCCGCGCAAACCGCGGTGTCCGACGCCGAATTCGTGGCTTTCCAGAAGGATTGGTTCGCCACGCTGCACAGGGCAGGATACGCGGTACCGCATTGGCCGGCCAGGTGGGGCGGCGGCATGTCGGTGGCGGAGCAGATCGTCCTCTACCAGGAGCTGGCCGCCCATGATGCACCACGTTTGGTGCTCGCCTTCGTCGGGATCCATCACGCCGCCTCCACTCTGCTGGCCGCGGGCACCGAGGAGCAGCGAAACCGGCACTTGCCGGCGATCCTCGACGGCCAGATTTGGGTGCAGGGGTTCTCCGAGCCCGAGGCCGGGTCGGATCTGGCTGCGTTGCGCACCACCGCGCGGCGCTCGGGCGATAGCTTCGTCGTCAAGGGTCAGAAGCTGTGGGCCAGTGGCGGTATGCACGCAGACTGGTGCCTGTTGCTGGCCCGCACCGATCCCGATGCGCCGAAACGTCTTGGCATCTCCTATTTTCTGCTGGACATGACGAGTCCCGGTGTGCAGGTGCGGCCCATCAAGAATGCCATCGGTGACGCGCACTTCTGCGAGATATTCCTCAACGATGTCGAGATCCCGGCCGCCAACCTGGTCGGTGAACAGAACCGGGGCTGGCAGGTGGCCCAGGAAACCCTCGGCGCCGAACGGGGAATGACGATGCTCGAGTTGGCCGAACGGCTGGGCAACGCCGGGTTCGGCTGGCTCGTCGAAGCATGTCGAGCGGTGACCGATCCCGTCGTCGAGGATCGGTTGGCGCAGTTCGACATCGAACTGACCGGGCTGCGCGCGATGTGTCGGGACCTGGTGATCGCATCCCATGCCGGCACGGCAGCACCGGCTGATGCCTCCATCGTCAAGTTGTACTACAGCGAACTGCTGCAGCGAATGACCGATTTCGGGGCCGAGGTGTGCGGTCTCGCTGCGCATACGGATGTGGCCAAACCCATGTCGAGCGGCTGGGAATCCGGCTCGTGGGTATTGGATTTCATTGGATCGTGGGAGTGGACGATTCCCGGCGGCGCC